The Desulfomicrobium escambiense DSM 10707 genome includes a region encoding these proteins:
- a CDS encoding zinc-ribbon domain-containing protein codes for MEIICTSCNSTFVIPDDRIPETRKFKLNCPKCREPILVDQDALDEKVVAPEHFPHDAVVAFMFVKNHDLAGRIAQFLKGRGIFVSEARYVHEAVDKVRINYYNMLILEESEESRSILAIVRKWNGIRRREVNIVLVEAKCQSMHPNEAFLRGVNTVIGAADGERIENFLDLALGEYDNYIEPWTEAGRKLRQKG; via the coding sequence ATGGAGATCATCTGCACATCCTGCAATTCGACGTTCGTCATTCCCGACGACCGCATCCCCGAGACACGGAAGTTCAAGCTCAACTGCCCCAAGTGTCGCGAGCCCATCCTCGTGGACCAGGACGCCCTGGACGAGAAGGTCGTCGCCCCGGAGCACTTTCCCCACGACGCCGTGGTGGCCTTCATGTTCGTCAAGAACCACGACCTGGCTGGGCGTATCGCCCAGTTTCTCAAGGGACGCGGCATTTTCGTCTCCGAGGCCAGGTATGTCCATGAAGCCGTGGACAAGGTCCGCATCAACTACTACAACATGCTGATTCTCGAAGAGTCCGAGGAGAGCAGGTCCATCCTGGCCATCGTCAGGAAATGGAACGGCATCAGGCGGCGGGAGGTCAACATCGTCCTCGTCGAGGCCAAATGCCAGAGCATGCATCCCAACGAGGCCTTCCTGCGCGGCGTGAATACGGTCATCGGCGCGGCCGACGGCGAGCGGATCGAAAACTTCCTCGATCTGGCCCTGGGCGAATACGACAATTACATCGAACCATGGACCGAAGCGGGCAGGAAGCTCCGCCAGAAAGGGTAG
- a CDS encoding tetratricopeptide repeat protein, protein MNDTLALFDELLEHDSGSKIFFPLARLYRKQGHTRRAIEIVQRGVENHPDYLEAQLYLIDLLSEEGEEGAAAGRAQTILAKLLAYEKFWLRLREHYLKSGQADLAMAAFVLERNSHGESVDLAKLLTCGIGHYSEDLAASDVPVEPERDLDAEEVAQFCINSGIKTKTMAKLLSAQGEYEQAIKIYDDLLEAAVTDAEREELRGLRDKAYAELGSAPDPEAEKHNKLYFVLNSLADRLEQKFGPESAGNA, encoded by the coding sequence ATGAACGATACCCTCGCCCTTTTCGACGAGCTCCTCGAGCACGACTCCGGGTCCAAGATCTTCTTTCCGCTGGCCCGCCTGTACCGCAAGCAGGGTCACACCCGGCGGGCCATCGAGATCGTGCAGCGGGGCGTCGAGAACCACCCCGACTACCTCGAAGCCCAGCTCTATCTCATCGATCTCCTGAGTGAGGAGGGGGAGGAGGGTGCCGCCGCAGGCAGGGCCCAGACCATCCTCGCCAAGCTGCTGGCCTACGAGAAGTTCTGGCTGCGGCTGCGCGAGCATTACCTCAAGTCGGGTCAGGCGGACCTGGCCATGGCCGCGTTCGTCCTGGAGCGCAACTCCCACGGCGAAAGCGTGGATCTGGCCAAGCTGCTGACCTGCGGCATCGGGCACTACTCCGAGGACCTGGCCGCCAGCGACGTCCCGGTGGAGCCCGAGCGGGACCTCGACGCCGAGGAAGTAGCCCAGTTCTGCATCAATTCCGGCATCAAGACCAAGACCATGGCCAAGCTCCTCTCGGCCCAGGGCGAGTACGAGCAGGCCATCAAGATCTACGACGACCTGCTGGAGGCCGCGGTCACGGACGCGGAGCGCGAAGAGCTGCGGGGCCTGCGCGACAAGGCCTACGCGGAGCTCGGCAGCGCCCCGGACCCCGAGGCGGAGAAGCACAACAAGCTCTACTTTGTACTCAACTCCCTGGCGGACAGGCTGGAGCAGAAGTTCGGCCCCGAATCCGCCGGAAACGCATGA
- a CDS encoding lytic transglycosylase domain-containing protein, giving the protein MKRVVAVSLFLVGVLLWPGADARAKGIYYMVKEDGSLCITDIPTSKRYKPYKFQKSINYIRRALVGFKRDKRTVQEVDAIVSGLCRKHGVDKKLVMAVIDVESGFDAGAVSTAGAQGMMQIMPETGRDLDLDNPFDPKENIDAGIRYLKYLLDTFPDRRLAVAAYNAGPNAVKKYGGIPPYTETQNYVQKVWARLQHYE; this is encoded by the coding sequence ATGAAACGTGTCGTGGCGGTTTCCCTTTTCCTCGTGGGGGTGCTCCTCTGGCCCGGCGCTGACGCGCGGGCCAAGGGCATCTACTACATGGTCAAGGAAGACGGGTCTCTGTGCATCACGGACATCCCGACGTCAAAACGTTACAAGCCCTACAAGTTTCAGAAGTCCATCAACTACATCCGCAGGGCTCTGGTCGGCTTCAAGCGCGACAAGCGCACCGTGCAGGAGGTGGACGCCATCGTTTCGGGCCTGTGCCGCAAGCACGGGGTGGACAAGAAACTTGTCATGGCCGTCATCGACGTGGAGTCCGGGTTCGACGCCGGAGCCGTGTCCACGGCCGGGGCCCAGGGCATGATGCAGATCATGCCCGAAACGGGCCGTGACCTCGACCTCGACAACCCCTTCGACCCGAAGGAGAACATCGACGCCGGCATCCGGTACCTGAAGTATTTGCTCGATACATTCCCCGACAGGAGGCTGGCCGTGGCCGCCTACAATGCGGGACCCAACGCGGTGAAGAAATACGGGGGGATTCCTCCGTATACCGAAACACAAAACTATGTACAAAAAGTCTGGGCGCGGCTCCAGCATTACGAATAA
- a CDS encoding type IV pilus twitching motility protein PilT, with amino-acid sequence MAQIDAFFKMMHELGASDLHLSSGSQPIIRLHGEMQRIKYKFLEHEELKKMLYEITPENKIKTFEESGDVDFSYEVPHLARYRANFFMQKRGIGAVFREIPQKILSLDELGLPSVLKNLALLPKGLVLVTGPTGSGKSTTLAALVDYVNKIRKDHILTIEDPIEFVHEPQNCLINQREVGRDTMSFSAALRGALREDPDIILVGEMRDLETIQLALEAAETGHLVFATLHTISASKTIDRIIEVFPGDLQGQIRSGLADSLRAIIAQNLFKRIDQPGRVAGIEILIATPAVRNLIRENKIFQINSVIETGRKFGMQSIDDAIMKLLTAGMIDPEQAYNKAATKSKFREFLVTPPQDFTEV; translated from the coding sequence ATGGCTCAAATCGATGCTTTTTTCAAGATGATGCATGAACTGGGGGCCTCGGATCTCCATCTTTCCTCCGGTTCGCAGCCCATCATCCGCCTGCATGGAGAAATGCAGCGCATCAAATACAAGTTTCTGGAGCATGAAGAACTCAAGAAGATGCTCTACGAAATCACCCCCGAGAACAAGATCAAGACCTTCGAAGAGTCCGGCGACGTGGACTTCTCGTACGAGGTGCCGCACCTGGCCCGTTACCGCGCCAACTTCTTCATGCAGAAGCGCGGCATCGGCGCGGTCTTCCGCGAGATCCCGCAGAAGATTCTGTCCCTGGACGAACTGGGCCTGCCTTCGGTCCTCAAGAACCTGGCCCTGCTGCCCAAGGGCTTGGTCCTGGTCACGGGCCCCACGGGCTCGGGCAAGTCCACGACCCTGGCGGCCCTGGTGGATTACGTGAACAAGATCCGCAAGGACCACATCCTGACCATCGAGGACCCCATCGAGTTCGTGCACGAGCCCCAGAACTGCCTCATCAACCAGCGCGAGGTCGGGCGCGACACCATGAGTTTCAGCGCGGCCCTGCGCGGGGCCCTGCGCGAGGACCCGGACATCATCCTGGTCGGCGAAATGCGCGACCTGGAAACCATCCAGCTGGCCCTTGAGGCGGCCGAGACGGGCCATCTCGTCTTCGCCACCCTGCACACCATCTCGGCCTCCAAGACCATCGACCGCATCATCGAAGTCTTCCCCGGCGACCTGCAGGGGCAGATCCGCTCGGGCCTGGCCGACTCACTGCGGGCCATCATCGCCCAGAACCTGTTCAAGCGCATCGACCAGCCCGGCCGCGTGGCCGGCATCGAGATCCTCATCGCCACGCCGGCCGTGCGCAATCTCATCCGCGAGAACAAGATCTTCCAGATCAATTCCGTCATCGAGACCGGCCGCAAGTTCGGCATGCAGAGCATCGACGACGCCATCATGAAGCTCCTGACGGCCGGCATGATCGACCCCGAACAGGCCTACAACAAGGCCGCCACCAAGTCCAAGTTCCGCGAGTTCCTGGTCACGCCGCCCCAGGACTTCACCGAGGTGTAA
- the fbp gene encoding class 1 fructose-bisphosphatase translates to MRQVTVVEHLLLSQKERPMASGRFTRLLTELILSAKIIGREVSKAGLLDVLGATGEVNVQGEIVQKLDDFSNQVIIRRMERAGVLCAMVSEENADFIEIPRQFPVGDYILIFDPLDGSANIDANVSIGTIFSIYRRTSYTQQAVTLDEILQKGAMQVAAGYIIYGSSTMMVYTAGNGVHGFTLDPSVGEFLLSHPNIQIPEQGRIYSVNEGYWSYWDEPTRRIVNHFKSDENALGRPYSLRYIGSLVSDFHRNLIYGGIFMYPADHRDPRKPKGKLRLMCEANPMAMIVEQAGGLAVDGTRRILDIEPEELHQRVPLFVGSKKDVEVVLQYYREAGDDRP, encoded by the coding sequence ATGCGCCAGGTAACGGTTGTCGAGCACCTGCTGCTCAGCCAGAAGGAGAGGCCCATGGCCTCGGGCCGGTTCACCCGGCTCCTCACGGAACTCATCCTGTCGGCCAAGATCATCGGCCGCGAGGTATCAAAGGCCGGCCTGCTCGACGTTCTCGGGGCCACGGGCGAAGTCAACGTCCAGGGCGAGATCGTGCAGAAGCTCGACGACTTCTCCAACCAGGTCATCATCCGCCGCATGGAGCGGGCGGGGGTGCTCTGCGCCATGGTCTCCGAGGAGAACGCCGATTTCATCGAGATCCCCCGGCAGTTCCCTGTGGGCGACTACATCCTCATCTTCGACCCCCTCGACGGCTCGGCGAACATCGACGCCAACGTCAGCATCGGCACCATCTTCAGCATCTACCGCCGCACGTCCTACACCCAGCAGGCCGTAACCCTGGACGAGATTCTGCAGAAAGGCGCCATGCAGGTGGCCGCGGGCTACATCATCTACGGTTCTTCGACCATGATGGTCTACACGGCCGGCAACGGCGTGCACGGCTTCACCCTGGACCCGAGCGTGGGCGAGTTCCTGCTGTCCCACCCGAACATCCAGATCCCGGAGCAGGGGCGCATCTACTCCGTCAACGAGGGCTACTGGTCCTACTGGGACGAACCCACGCGGCGCATCGTCAACCATTTCAAGTCCGACGAGAACGCCTTGGGCCGGCCCTACAGCCTGCGCTACATCGGCTCCCTGGTCTCGGATTTCCACCGCAACCTGATCTACGGCGGCATTTTCATGTATCCGGCCGACCACCGCGATCCGCGCAAGCCCAAAGGCAAGCTCAGGCTCATGTGCGAGGCCAACCCCATGGCCATGATCGTCGAACAGGCCGGCGGCCTGGCCGTTGACGGCACGCGGCGCATCCTCGACATCGAGCCCGAGGAACTGCACCAGCGCGTGCCGCTCTTCGTGGGGTCGAAGAAGGATGTGGAGGTCGTTCTCCAATACTACCGCGAAGCTGGGGACGACCGCCCATAA
- a CDS encoding Mrp/NBP35 family ATP-binding protein yields MSSKSSCSSCSSKQNLGTIQDSPESKMERQDKVIASTLSKIKYKLFVMSGKGGVGKSSVSTNLAAGLALRGYKVGLLDVDIHGPSVPHLLGLKGLLDIDPEKGIQPKRYSENLSVVSMESLLKDPDQAVLWKGPMKTSAIRQFVSDVDWGELDFLVIDSPPGTGDEPMAVLKTVPDALSIVITTPQEISLADVRKSINFLQYVKANILGVVENMSGLICPHCSQQIDLFKKGGGEELAKKYSLEFLGAIPLDPATVVAGDLGKPVVMLDVDCPAKLALLALADRVVEAARNSLEAVSSSHV; encoded by the coding sequence ATGTCTTCCAAGTCTTCCTGCTCGAGCTGTTCGAGCAAGCAGAACCTGGGCACCATCCAGGACAGCCCCGAGTCCAAGATGGAGCGCCAGGACAAGGTCATCGCCAGCACCCTGTCCAAGATCAAATACAAGCTCTTCGTCATGAGCGGCAAGGGCGGCGTGGGCAAGAGCTCCGTGTCGACCAACCTGGCCGCCGGCCTGGCCCTGCGCGGCTACAAGGTGGGCCTGCTGGACGTCGACATCCACGGCCCCAGCGTCCCGCACCTGCTGGGCCTCAAGGGCCTGCTGGACATCGACCCCGAGAAGGGCATCCAGCCCAAGCGCTACAGCGAGAACCTGTCCGTGGTGTCCATGGAGTCGCTGCTCAAGGACCCGGACCAGGCCGTGTTGTGGAAGGGTCCCATGAAGACCTCGGCCATCCGCCAGTTCGTGTCCGACGTGGATTGGGGCGAGCTCGACTTCCTGGTCATCGACTCGCCTCCAGGCACCGGTGACGAGCCCATGGCCGTGCTGAAGACCGTGCCCGACGCCCTGAGCATCGTCATCACCACGCCCCAAGAAATTTCTTTGGCAGACGTGCGAAAATCGATTAATTTCCTGCAATACGTGAAGGCGAACATTCTCGGCGTGGTCGAGAACATGAGCGGGCTCATCTGTCCGCACTGTTCCCAGCAGATCGACCTGTTCAAGAAGGGCGGGGGAGAGGAACTGGCCAAGAAGTACTCGCTTGAGTTCCTGGGCGCCATTCCCCTCGATCCGGCCACGGTGGTCGCCGGCGACCTGGGCAAGCCCGTGGTCATGCTCGATGTGGACTGCCCGGCCAAGCTGGCGCTGCTGGCCCTGGCCGACCGCGTCGTCGAGGCCGCGCGCAACAGCCTGGAGGCGGTTTCGAGCAGCCACGTCTGA
- a CDS encoding type IV pilus twitching motility protein PilT, producing the protein MQRAHLDHILHQVLDFSPDTSDIIFTVNKPVQAEVHGELVDAKITPNPGPLLPFQVEAVAMCLMGRNLRLYEDQLSRGSCDLSYELPGRCRFRVNVLGQKGSLAIVMRKLTSVVPTIKELALPDVFYQMSKEKFGLILVTGATGTGKTTSLAALIDNINLMYRKHIVTLEDPIEYVHEHKLGTVNQRELGLDFDTFASGLRAALRQAPKVILVGEIRDRETITIALEAAETGHLVLGTLHTSDTGQTINRIIGMFELAEERLIRSRLMESLKYVVSQRLLPRIGGGRVPAFEILKSNLRVKECILNGESEDKTFYGIVESGDAYGMVTFDKYLANLFYENVITEDSAMTYASDKSRLAQMVDKIKTARGEKVTDIEGLELDHEYERKTSLF; encoded by the coding sequence ATGCAACGAGCGCATCTTGACCACATTTTGCATCAGGTCCTGGACTTCTCGCCCGACACCTCCGACATCATCTTCACGGTCAACAAGCCGGTGCAGGCCGAGGTCCACGGCGAGCTCGTGGACGCGAAAATCACGCCCAATCCGGGGCCGCTGCTGCCGTTCCAGGTCGAGGCCGTGGCCATGTGCCTCATGGGCCGCAACCTGCGCCTCTACGAGGATCAGCTCTCCCGCGGCTCCTGCGACCTGTCCTATGAACTGCCTGGGCGCTGCCGTTTCCGTGTCAACGTGCTGGGGCAGAAAGGGTCCCTGGCCATCGTCATGCGCAAGCTGACCTCCGTGGTCCCGACCATCAAGGAGCTGGCCCTGCCCGACGTCTTCTACCAGATGTCCAAGGAGAAATTCGGCCTGATCCTGGTCACGGGCGCCACGGGCACAGGCAAGACCACGTCCCTGGCCGCCCTCATCGACAACATCAACCTGATGTACCGCAAGCACATCGTCACCCTCGAAGACCCCATCGAGTACGTGCATGAGCACAAGCTGGGCACCGTCAACCAGCGCGAACTGGGGCTTGATTTCGACACCTTCGCCTCGGGACTGCGAGCGGCCCTACGTCAGGCGCCCAAGGTCATTCTGGTCGGTGAAATCCGCGACCGCGAGACCATCACCATCGCCCTGGAGGCCGCCGAGACGGGGCACCTGGTGCTCGGCACCCTGCATACCTCGGACACGGGCCAGACCATCAACCGCATCATCGGCATGTTCGAATTGGCCGAGGAACGCCTCATCCGATCGCGCCTCATGGAGAGTCTCAAGTACGTCGTGTCCCAGCGCCTCCTGCCGCGCATCGGCGGTGGCCGTGTGCCGGCCTTCGAGATTCTCAAGTCCAACCTGCGGGTCAAGGAGTGCATCTTGAACGGCGAGAGCGAGGACAAGACCTTCTACGGCATCGTCGAGTCCGGCGACGCCTACGGCATGGTCACCTTCGACAAGTACCTTGCCAATCTTTTTTACGAGAATGTCATCACCGAGGACTCGGCCATGACCTACGCCTCGGACAAGTCGCGGCTGGCGCAGATGGTCGACAAGATCAAGACGGCGCGAGGCGAGAAGGTCACGGACATCGAGGGCCTGGAGCTCGACCACGAATACGAACGCAAGACGTCCCTTTTCTAG
- the pgsA gene encoding CDP-diacylglycerol--glycerol-3-phosphate 3-phosphatidyltransferase, with product MMNLPNALTLFRVLAVPFIVALLYFPGPTTCALAMLLFLVAILTDLADGFLARKYNQVTNFGKFLDPMADKILIASVLVMLVELNWVPAWVAIIIIVREILVTGLRAIAADKGHVIAADKYGKLKTIMQSVALVPLIYHYPMFGINVAWLGSGLLFVALLLTVYSGWNYLYGFYRIWGD from the coding sequence ATGATGAACCTACCCAATGCCCTTACCCTGTTTCGCGTCCTGGCGGTGCCGTTCATCGTCGCCCTGCTGTATTTTCCCGGTCCCACGACCTGCGCCCTGGCCATGCTGCTTTTCCTCGTGGCCATCCTGACGGACCTGGCCGACGGCTTCCTGGCCCGCAAATACAATCAGGTCACCAATTTCGGGAAATTCCTCGACCCCATGGCCGACAAGATCCTCATCGCCTCGGTCCTGGTCATGCTCGTCGAGCTGAACTGGGTTCCGGCCTGGGTGGCCATCATCATCATCGTGCGCGAGATCCTCGTCACGGGCCTGCGGGCCATCGCCGCGGACAAGGGGCATGTCATCGCCGCGGACAAGTACGGCAAGCTCAAGACCATCATGCAGAGCGTCGCCCTGGTTCCCCTGATCTATCACTATCCGATGTTCGGCATTAACGTCGCGTGGCTCGGCTCGGGGCTGCTTTTTGTGGCTCTTCTGCTGACCGTCTATTCCGGCTGGAACTATCTGTACGGCTTTTACCGGATTTGGGGCGACTGA
- a CDS encoding FtsB family cell division protein, which produces MIRDKSKIFLFALCLVNIFMVFKIFDAESGIQAYKDLRLKIEGVQASLDDIDAKNRQLSSEIRVLKRDEKYVQRLIKRELCYVADNEIMYIVK; this is translated from the coding sequence ATGATCCGGGACAAGAGCAAAATATTCCTTTTCGCCCTGTGCTTGGTCAACATCTTCATGGTGTTCAAGATTTTCGACGCCGAGAGCGGCATCCAGGCCTACAAGGACCTGCGCCTCAAGATCGAGGGCGTGCAGGCATCCCTTGACGACATCGACGCCAAGAACCGCCAGCTGAGCTCCGAGATCCGGGTGCTCAAGCGTGACGAGAAGTATGTGCAGCGCCTCATCAAGCGGGAGCTGTGCTATGTCGCCGACAACGAAATCATGTACATCGTGAAATGA